The genomic window TCTCCTCGACGTCGATCTGGTCCCCGAACTCGCGCATCGAGAACCGGGGGTCGGAATGGTCGATCGTGAAGTCCATCTCGTGGCGGCGGCTCTTCTCGGCGACGTCGGTCGCCGAAACGACGCCGATCAGCTGGTCGTCGTCGTCGACGACGGGAACGCCGGTGATCTCGTTCTCCGCGAGGAACTCGGCGAGCTCGCGCACGCCAAGGTCCTGATGCACGCTCATCACGTCCTTCGTCATCAGGTCGGCGGCGGTGAATTTGTCGATGTCGGCCTTGACCGGAGTCATGGGGTCACCTCGCCGCCATATTCCACCGATCGGGCCGCCCGCGAATGATTCAAATGGAGGAATCGGGCCGGCCGCTCGCGGCCGCCGGCAGTTCCGGGTCGCCCGGTCCCCGGGTCTCGAGTCGGGATAGGGTTGCCGATTTCCGACCCGACCGCGATCCGGCGCGTCACGCCGCATCGTGAAAGATGATCGCGAGCGCGAATCGCTCGCCGGCGCGAACGCGGCTCGCGCCGTGACGGACGGTGGCCCGGTACCAGCCGCGCGTGCCTCGGACCGGACGAAACCGGTTCGGGAAGACGACGAGCTCGCCCCGGGCGGGCACGATGGCGGTTCCGACGGACTGGGCGCGGGGGCGCTGTTCGACGAGCAGGAACTCTCCTCCGGCATAGTCGGTTCCCGGCCGGGAAAGCGGGATCATCGCCTGCAGCGGAAAGGCTTTCTCGCCGTAGAGGTCCTGGTGAAGACGGTTGTAGCCGCCGGCCTGGTATCGGAGCATGAGCGGCGTGGGTTTGGTCTGGCCCGCCGCCGCGCACTCGGCGAGAAACATGGCGAGCCGCGGCGGGAACCGACGTTCCTCGCCGAACGCTTCCATCCAGGCGTTGGCGATCGGCGAGAGGCGGAGATAGAGCTCTTCTCGAAGTCGCTCGACGATCTTCGGGAGCGGCCGCTTGAAATACTTGTACTCGCCCTCCCCGAAACGGTGACGGGCCATGTCGATCCGGCTCCGGAAGAGCCGTTCTCGTTCGTAGAGCGCGGCGAGCTGGGCGCATTCGCGGGGGGAGAGGATCGGGGCGCCGCTCCGAGCGTGGCCCTCGGAATCGAGGGCGCGGGCGAGAGCCCTCCAGTCGAGAGCGGCGAGCCGGGAGCGGATCGAACGATCGGCGGCGGCTCCGGTCGGCGACATGGGCGAATCTTCTCACTCGAAAGGGGCCGCTTTCGGCGGGATTCGGACTCCATCGCCGGGACCGGTAAACTTCCCGGCGTGGCGGTCTCTCCCGAAACCGTGCGGCGGCATCTCGCCTATACCGAATGGGCGACGGCCCGTCTCCTCGGCGCGGCGCGGGAGCTCCCGCCGCAGGATCTCCTTCGCGACTTCGGCACCGCCGACAAGAGCGTTCTCGGCACTCTCACGCATCTCTTCGGAGCGGACCGCGTCTGGCTCGCGCG from Thermoanaerobaculia bacterium includes these protein-coding regions:
- a CDS encoding CBS domain-containing protein produces the protein MTPVKADIDKFTAADLMTKDVMSVHQDLGVRELAEFLAENEITGVPVVDDDDQLIGVVSATDVAEKSRRHEMDFTIDHSDPRFSMREFGDQIDVEEMKNLHIENDDLLVRDIMTPAVLSVGAGTPVSEIAREMVSGHVHRLFVTRDGKVAGIVSALDLVKLLVSD
- a CDS encoding 2OG-Fe(II) oxygenase, which codes for MSPTGAAADRSIRSRLAALDWRALARALDSEGHARSGAPILSPRECAQLAALYERERLFRSRIDMARHRFGEGEYKYFKRPLPKIVERLREELYLRLSPIANAWMEAFGEERRFPPRLAMFLAECAAAGQTKPTPLMLRYQAGGYNRLHQDLYGEKAFPLQAMIPLSRPGTDYAGGEFLLVEQRPRAQSVGTAIVPARGELVVFPNRFRPVRGTRGWYRATVRHGASRVRAGERFALAIIFHDAA